A single uncultured Methanobrevibacter sp. DNA region contains:
- a CDS encoding AEC family transporter, producing the protein MSAIENTIIAIVLMIGLGYVLKRIDFLSEKDIDPFNKIVMYILMPCMIFHAIYTADLNSISNMGILPIVILGSSLATGAVSFIILKQFKLDDKTLWSVLVTVMIANTAFMGYPVNLGIYGQDGFLRAIFCDIATLSTFLLLSFVLILKFGGTVKTAVKKIAFFPPLWAVILGLILNFINVPIGPVLDNTVNYLGQGAIPLIMVTLGLSIDFSALKRSRVMIAFTSIMKLAFFPFIAFLLATYLGLVNLEHTVSVIEAAMPSGMMSLLLVITYKLDYEMTSDCILINTVISLITLPIIIMIL; encoded by the coding sequence ATGAGCGCGATTGAAAATACTATTATAGCTATTGTTTTAATGATTGGTTTGGGATATGTTCTTAAACGGATCGATTTTTTAAGCGAAAAGGACATTGACCCTTTCAATAAAATAGTAATGTATATTCTGATGCCATGCATGATTTTTCATGCAATTTATACGGCAGATTTGAATTCCATTTCAAATATGGGAATATTGCCTATCGTTATTTTAGGTTCTTCTCTAGCCACAGGTGCAGTTTCATTTATCATTTTAAAGCAATTTAAGTTGGATGATAAGACATTATGGTCTGTTCTTGTCACTGTAATGATTGCAAACACTGCATTTATGGGATATCCTGTCAATTTAGGAATTTATGGCCAAGACGGATTTTTAAGGGCAATCTTTTGTGATATTGCTACTTTAAGCACATTTCTATTGCTTTCATTTGTTCTGATTTTAAAATTTGGGGGAACTGTCAAAACCGCAGTCAAAAAAATAGCATTTTTCCCACCACTATGGGCAGTTATTTTGGGTCTGATTTTGAATTTCATCAATGTCCCAATAGGACCGGTTTTGGATAATACTGTAAACTATCTTGGTCAGGGTGCAATTCCTTTAATTATGGTTACTTTAGGTTTATCAATTGACTTTTCTGCATTGAAAAGATCAAGAGTAATGATTGCATTTACATCAATTATGAAATTGGCTTTCTTTCCATTCATAGCATTTCTATTAGCTACTTATTTAGGACTTGTTAATCTTGAACACACAGTATCTGTCATTGAAGCCGCAATGCCGTCAGGAATGATGTCACTTCTTTTAGTAATCACATATAAACTGGATTATGAAATGACCTCTGACTGCATATTAATCAACACTGTAATCTCTTTGATTACACTCCCGATAATTATCATGATTTTGTAG